The sequence tataaaaaggtCAAACAAATACCCGGAAATATTTATCATCAAAACACCCACCATTTTATTCACGATAAACATTTTTGGTCCTTCGAGTCGCGGATGGTTTATATTGGTCGGCAAAAACAAAAGCTCCGTGTCGGTTAAATCATTGTGCcagtttcagttcaaaattgtaaatattccaaaaacaaaaaaaaacattgttcttCTATGAAACCGTGCAAGAGTGACAATAAAGTGAAACAGTGAAGTCACTCTTCAATCGGGATAGTGGACACAAAATCAGTGAAACTTCCTGTAAGTTAAGACACATTTACAGATCACAGCAGTGATCATTCAATGTAAAGCCAAGAACTATCCATGGACCATTAAACATCACAGTTCCTTATTCTGAGACCTGGAAAAGTATCAGATATTTCAACATCAATTTGTGGGTTCAGCGACAATTGTCGTAAACCAGGAGCATCACAGCTCAGAAATACAGCAACATGGACATCTGAAATTTCAACATTCATGTGTGGTCCAACTGAGAGAATCAGGGATCAGAGAACATCGCAGCTTCTAACCGAGATCCAGGCGGATTCGGATTTTCAACTATATACTAATCccattttttctctatttaatCCAAATCGCATATATTCAAAATGGCTGAACGCGTTaacatttgcaaaataaattgtAGTGTAATCAAGtcgaaattaacaaattttaaaaaagtgttagaTTCAATTACTGCGGAAACTGACATAGAGACTCTCGATTTAGCAACTCGATTCAAAGAGAAACATATTCCTTTACAAAAAGATTTTGATCAATGTCAAGATGAAATAGATAAACTCACTTTCGGCAATGAAGAAGTAGAACCaattaatgaaaaagaaagaTCAGATTTTGAGAATAGATTTTACCTTATTTCCGGAAGAGTAAAGACTTTAATAAAAAGGGGTAAGCATATCCCAGCGGCATCATTAGCcctaacaaattttgaaagagcaATTGATCCAGCAGTAGCGGTAACGCAAACAGCGAAAATTCAGGTAACACTTTGGgagataattttacaataaattcaggTAATTTTTCTCATGAAAGTATTGCCGATAGATCACAAAATTTACGTTCAAGTCATAGCGCCCATAGAATTAAATTACCCGATTTGAAAATTCCAACTTTTTCTGGTAGTTTTGATACTTGGTTAGGATTTTATGATGCCTTTGATTCCATGATACACAATGATCAAGATATTCCGAtcgttcaaaaatttctttatctaaaaggCTGCGTCACAGGTGACGTGGCGAATATAATTGCGTCTCTTGAAACAACTATCGAAAATTACAGGGTAGCCTGGGAACTTTTAAGTGGTCgatatcacaataaaaaatttattattgatagcACTATCCGCTGAAGTAGACAAGTGGGATGCAATGCTTAATCATTTAATTAAgagcaaattaaataattacacaatCGAAAAATGGGAGGAATCGATCTGTGATATAGAAAAACCTACACTTTTAcacatattaaactttttagagCGCCGCTACCAGATTGAGGAGACAAGGGCAGCCACtaatcaagttaattttcaagaagctTCACATTTAAAAGGCGTTTCACATTCGCGTCAGAATTCGCGTCATCCATTTATGGGCGTTGCTACATCAACTGTCCCCAGTGCAAATGACTTGCAGTCAAaaccgttttcaaaaatttcgtgtTACATTTGTAAGGCAGAGCACGGCGTATATTCATGCAGCAAATTTTTGAGTTATCTCCCAAAGAAAGGTATGAAGCAGCTCGAAAGGTCTCTCTTTGCGTTAATTGCTTACGAGGACATCATCATCCAAAAAATGGTTTATCAGGCGGGTGTCTTAAATGCGGAAAAAGACGTAATTCTCttttgcattttaatcaacaAGGTTCAGATTCGATTAATCAAGTGAATAATTCACCACAGCAGAGTCAATCGACTCACTCTATTCAAGAATCCCCTGCCTCAGTTCGTAATTGTCAACTTTTGATACCGTCGGAGGTAGTTTTAGCCACAGCTGTCGCAGTTATTATAGACAAACAAAGAAAATCACATGTATGTCGTGTAATGTTAGATTCCGGTTCTCCACCTCGTGTCGTTacagaaaaatttgcaaataaaattggaCTTAAAAAAGTAGCTGTTGACATACCGCATCAGGCAGTGGATAATCTCGCTACAAGCGTAAAACATATAGCAACGTCTACCATTAAATCGCGATACAATAATGTACAGCATCATCTTCCATTATTCGTCGTTAAAGACATAGGCAATACTATGCCCACATTACCTGTTGATCGTAGTTCATTTAAAATACCACAAGATCTCTTTCTAGCAGACTCGGGATTTCATAATCCAACCGAAGTCGATATGATTCAAGGCGCGCAATATTCTTATCACTTCTTACGTCAGGGTCAAATTCTAATCGAAAATCACCCTGCAGTTTTCCAGGAAACAGAACTCGGCTGGGTAGTAGCAGGATGTTTTCATCAAGCACTCGCAAAACATGCAAAAGTGTATTGtaattttactcaattttgaGATTTATCTCTTTTATGGGAATTAGATTCAAGTCCTACAGCTTCCATGCTCTCCGTGGAAGAAGAGGCTTGCGAGTCGGATTACGTCAAAAACACTCAACGGGATGAATTAGGTCGTTATACGGTTCATTTGCCTTTTAATCAGAATAAAACTAAAATCGGTGAATCACGTCAAATAGCTTTCAATCGGTTTCATtctcttgatagaaaatttgaaaaagatccaaTTCTTAGAGATCAGTATTTTGAATGTATTCAGAGTTTTCTTAACGAGAATCACATGACACTTTTAAAAAACGAAGAATCGTTCAATCGTGAATTTTTTCTTCCACATCATGCAGTAATTAAAAATAGTAGTCTCACAACGAAAACACGAGTCGTGTTTGACGGCTCTTGCAAGTCTTCCTCAGGCATTTCTTTAAATGATGCTCTAATGGTAGGACCTACAATCCAAGATGAGTTATTCTCAACTTTCACAAGGTTTCGCATATTTCTTTTCGCTCTCACAGCTGATATAGAGCAAATGTATCGACAGATTCAATTAACCAACGAGCACagattatttcagaaaattctgtgGCGCGAAACTCCTGACGATCCAATTAAAGTATATACTTTAAATACAGTAACCTTTGGCACGACATCTGCACATTTTCTCGCGATTCGTACGCTTCATCATCTAGCAGCAGATGAACACGAAAATTATCCAACCGCATTAGTTATTTTAAAACGCGATTTTTACGTCGACGACCTTCTAACAGGCGCAAATATGTATCAAGAAGCTCTCTCCCTTCGTAATGATTTAATTGAACTCTTACAAAAAGGAAGGTTCAATCTGCGCAAATGGGCTTCAAATGAACCTAGACTaactaatgattttaaaaatgattcgcGAAATACACACATGTCTTTAGATCCTACAGAGAATATTAAAACTCTAGGACTTTTCTGGAATCAAAGCACTGATTCAATTATTTACACAGTGAATATCACTGATTTAAATAATCAGCCaacaaaaagaaccattttttcacaaatcCCGAAACTTTTTGATCGGCTAGGGCTATAAGGGGCAATCAATTACCTCTTTTGAATCATCTTGAATTTAAAAGGTGTATCACCGTTTCAAATCAAACGGAAATCCAATGACGAGGCTTTTGCGATGCCAGTGAAAAGGCATATGGAGCATGCATATACCTTCGCTCCACTGATAATCAGGGAAAACATTTCACATCGCTTGTTTGTTCTAAATCGCGAATTGCACCACTAAAACACACTGCGATTCCAAAGCTAGAATTATGTGCGGCACTCTTGTTAGCGAAATTATACACGAGCACTATTCAATCTCTTAAGATCAATGTAGATAAATTTCAGTTGTGGTCATATTCTACACTTACACTTCAATGGATAAACAGCCCATCTTACACATTAATGACATTTGCGGCTAATCGCTCTGCAGAAATTCAATCATTAACAAATCCACAAGACTGGAAACACGTTTCTACTCGCGACAACCCTGCTGCCCCTATTTCGCGTGGTCAAACCCTATCGGAATTTCTTGACAATACCTTTTGGCAACATGGGCCGAAATGGCTCTGTCAAAAAGAAGACACTTGgcctgaattaaaattttacacgGGGGATAATCCGCGAAAACGTAAAAATCCTGGCATAAAATCTCTTAACCTCATAATTTCAAAGAAGTGGAATATATTACCGAAATATTCTTTACTGCGAACCCTACATAACGTACTTGCTTACTGCTTACGTTTCATTGACAACACTCGGAACAAGGACAAGCTCATTGGTTCATTGTCAAATGTCTGCATTTTCAAAAGAGATAGATTCTCTTACAAATGATGAAAACGTTCACCAAAAAAGTAGTTTACTTTCACTTAATCCATTTCTTGATAAGGGTATTATCAAAGTCAACGGTCgacttacaaattcaaaaattacagaaaaacaaaaacatcCTATAGTCTTACCGCGAAACCATCACATAGCAAAACTTATTATACGCGAAGAACATGTCAGAAAATTGCATGCAAGTACTCAAGCTACTCTGTATGGCGTTCGCGAAGTGTATTGGCCAAACGATGGTAAAAATGTTACACGACACATAATTTGTCAATGCGTCACCTGTTTCAAAGCAAAGCCACGTGGTATCAATTATATTATGGGGAATCTCCCAGAAAATCGTTTAGTTCCAGCTCGACCATTTTTAAATGTCGGAATTGATTATTGTGGACCTTTCTATGTTAAAGAAAAGCGTTACAGAAACCGAAATAAGGTGAAAGTCTATGTCTCAATTTTGGTTTGTTTCGTGACTAAAGCTATCCAACTCAAGTTGGTTAGCGATTTGACGACTGAAGCATTTATTGcttgtttaaaaagattctttGCCCGTcgaggaaaatctaaaaatatttattcggaCAATGCTACCAATTTTCTTGGAGCAAGCAATGAATTAAAAGCACTCTGTGACTTCATTCAATCAGCAGAACATGATCCTTCGCTTTAGAAATTCttatcagaagaaaaaattacttGGCACTTCATCCCCCCACGATCACCACATGTTGATGAGCTTTGGGAGGctgccataaaatatttcaagcgcCACTTGTTACGCAATGTAGGTGAAACATTATTAAGGCAGAGAACAGTTTGAAACATATGTGATAGAAATTGAAGCGATCCTTAATTCTCGTCTCCTTTCACCCCTTTCATCTGTCCAAATGATCTCCTTCCACTGGCACCTGGCCATTTCCTCATTGGTAGTCCTTTAACCAGCTTTCCACAGGAGGACCTGCGTGATATTCCAGAAGAGCGATTATCATCTTGGCAGTATGTGTAATTTATGAGACACCATTTTTGGCCTAGGTGGTATAAGGAATACCTAAATCAAATTATAACCCGCAGCAAGTGGCATTCAGCCTCTCCACAAGATTCTATTAAGATGGGCTTACTTGTGGTCATAAAAGAAGACAATCTTCCACCTATGAGTTGGAAATTGGATCGCATTGCGGACACGTGCCCAGGGGAAGATAAAATTGTACGAATGGTACTAGTGCGTACAAGCACAGGTACCTGCAAACGCAACGTGACACGTGTGTGCCCGCTGCCGATTCTAATATCTAACAATAGTTAGATTATATCCACCGTGAACAATTTAATGACTATAATTTCTGTATTTACAGTCGAACCTGCATAAGCGAGAGTTCAAGGGACCGCGACCTCTTTTTCGCTTATGCAGGTTTTGTCACTAACCCGAGTTTCTAGCTTATAGAAGTATAAGGGTGGTCTTTCCCACTTAAAGATGTCTATAGAAATACATGAAATATGTAGTGATGAATATATACTAGGCattctgataagtacctgaaaattcttagagatggcattagtattcactaatgtgaaccattttcgtcgagcttgatccttcaaatgacgcctgtcaaaacttcagccatttatgttNNNNNNNNNNNNNNNNNNNNNNNNNNNNNNNNNNNNNNNNNNNNNNNNNNNNNNNNNNNNNNNNNNNNNNNNNNNNNNNNNNNNNNNNNNNNNNNNNNNNtgtatcgacctaaaaggagagtatgttgaaaaataaaaccgactttggccaaaaaaacgtctccgtgtttcatttttccgggacttatcagactgcctagtatgtacaGTCTTCTATTTCAATGAGTTTATTATTAGGTAATGCAATATAGATGccgaagaaaatagaaaaaaaaatgttacaataatatttaactaaagaaatCTGTTAATTTCTTCTGTGTTTCTGTTCGTacattttgtgtatatttttcgagttcatacatttttctagtttattattatataattcgacatgaatgcttaaaaaaataaaacaaaaaattttacaataatatttaccTGAATAAATCTGTTAATTTCTTCTGCGTTTTCGTTTGTacattttgtgtatattttttgagttcataaattttatcaaatattgttttatcaCTGACAGTTGcgtattcaaaaattgtatggaGAGTCGCTAATGCATGTAAAGCATCATGCTTCTATGGAATTTTCTCTACTTCTGTAGCCAAAATCTGCGTTCGCTCGGGTTCattttcactgtcatttccctCAGTACACGCGCTtacacaattttcaacaatatcgtAATTGGTGTATTCTCTGGTTGTCGACACTTCATCGCCAATCCGCACGAAGTCTTCAAAGGTTGGCGTTTACATATGACCAGTAGTTTCGTGAATCACAACCTTGGCCCATTCCTCATTGCTAGGTTCAACTCCAACCTCATTTTCCTCGGGTAGAAAGTATGAGCTGCACAGTTTTGAATGAAAAGCATGATCTTTTTACGTTTTATCTTCATCTCCTTGTTAACTTTCTTCAACCAATCTTTAAATAATATCTTTGTCATCCAAgcttttgtattattatcataATTAACAGGAAAAGTTTTTACACCTTTAAAACAACTAGGTAAAAAGATTTGGCAGATCTTCAATCCATTGGTTGCACGCAGTTTGGTCCACAGATTTACTTTCTCCGGATGCTTTTTTTGAAAGCTATATCATGTCGCTTTAAACCCTTCTAACCAGCTATTATTACCTCAAATTCATTCACAATTTTGAGTTTCTCACTTAAAGACAACACTTTGCTTTTTCGTTTTGACATTATTATTACGCGCCGAACCTTTCTTCGCAATGGATATTTATCAAATGTTCCTCTAAATTtgagaaaacaaattaaaatcagCTATTCATGACTTATTCTTAAATTTCTTCGAACTATTAATAAGTTTGATTGTCGCTTATTAAGGTACATGCAAGTAGTAGTCTCAGTTATAGAGGTCCATgagtgaaaaattactttctcttATAGAGGTTTTTGTTTGTCACTTATGGAGGTTTTATACGGTTAAGAAGAAGGGACCGGGCAAATACTCTCACCTATAGAGTTTTTTCACTTATCGAGGTTCGACTGTAATTGTTTACTTTATTCAtttcttatatattattaatcatatatattcgttttttttaagatCATGTCTATTTTTTTCTACATATGCAATTCAAATGTATATCTTTTTGAAATCGATTTTGAACTATGTTCGTTCAAATGGGCCGGCTTTATGTTGCTTCTCAAGAAAATAGAAATTAGAATTTCTAATTTTAGGTTTACTTCTCTTTCCAAAGTTTCGTTTTACAATATGTTTGTTTGTTTACCGCCTGCAAATGATTTATACAAAACTTCGACACTGCAATTATGCtataaacaaagatattataagtctAGATGCGGCACATgcatagttcgaggaactaattgtagacggcgctcccggcgaaaattgcccgatccccccatgtcTCTCAACCCGAAAACTTCACcgaccaactactttgcccctgcaatcttcacccgtcgaacaagtccatcaaatagccgatactaagtcggtaaattctaaatacttgaaaatataaaatgcaaattttatatcgagaactttcattgattattttcaattaatgaatcaattatttgaataaattttgcatcaagaaaatatgtagatgcataagatttacttttaaattgaattaaaatgtaattgtatcgtaataagtATTTTAGCTGCTATACaccttttatggaaaaaattagtcattttgcaattaaaatttactgtctatgaataatattactctgttgttttgaaaaagaggcggtagaagttctactaaatgaaactatacgtttgaagatattaaaagttttaattgattaacatattgagttgaaataaatatgatcgtacagcgatctcgcatgtataattagcgatttggagtttttagatgtagagttaaattttatagaaataccGCGCCTCcttcacgattattaatttaagtaaacaataattcgtaaatttatatgtttgtgtaattaattatgaattaaataaattataataaaacgataaaattatgtaataaaattattttttaaataatattttatagaaatttatatatcttactatgtatgtaaattatgtcccgatttcttaaattgagaaccccataatttcaaaattgaaaaaatgtatttttgaattttactcgagtggatgatcagaatatataaatattttgccttacatctctcaatttaaacaaaaaggtcagaaattattggaaagtttcaaaaagatttatctcttaattgttagtttgtaattaataatccgtaaatgaactatttattgtcgcgggcacattctcattgtgcttggatgaaactttatcaaaaacatctcttcagATCGCAGTGTTTATATGCgtattcatattctgaattttttgcttcaataagtataattaaagattaagtttcttaaagctctgtaggctttgaggtacacaatattatcgtgacactcgcgctgagcacttgttttttgacagacagttttaaatttatattttctggaccagcttaaaataaacttaaaaaatacaatccctttttaaagacatttttctctatctcgcgttgttatgctaataataggattttggttttcacattatttttatacatatataaagcaaaatattctacaagtcttcttttagattttttgtttgtaggatatttcaaaacctatcatttctctttgagactttttgtcgtattttgcgtcatttggttcaaattttgaacgttgtggtgtcaaatttcgggcaattctaatcatttctccatcataaataataagaatgtaataaatggatacaaatttgtatcacttgtaaaatgatttgataaaacaaatcaatcctttcttcgaccgtttctAATAGAGAGAttactaatttcagattaaacaaatgttttaagaatttatcaacaGTTGAAATCCCTGATAATGTTGCTGAAGTTTTAGCATTAGGAAACAACTTTGGAGTTCCTTTAAAGGTTAATAGAATACCTATCAATAGTTTAAttgctaaaattgaaaattctatcaaaaatattaaagaagaagatttaaaatttaatattcgaaaaactgttactcaaatagtttcaaatcacagtaataataataaattaaaaaatttagaaaaatctgttcaattagttgaaattttcaaaaaaaattcataaagatttaatttttttgaaggctgataaaagtaacttaacggttgcagcaaatagagacgattataacattacagttgaaaacatccttaagaatgatattttatacaagaatattaaaactagtatggttctaactattgaaaataaatgtaatgacatagttacaagatgggaaaataaaagaacaattaacgaccaatgtgcataccatttaaaaactcacaataatgttatagcaaaagcttatgctctccctaaagttcataaacccaatttaagttggagactaattgtttctactgttggctccccagcttataaattatcaaagtatatttcaaatattttaaaaccagtttctataaacactgATTCATTTGTAAAGAATAGGtgggaacttaaagattgtttaaaaaatataaatgtaccaaaaacccattcgatagtttctttagatgttgtgtccatTTTTGACAGCATCCCTCTATATCTCGCTTTAGAatgcattgaagaaaaacttaatttaaatcataatttgacaaaaataactaaaaatgaatttctaatagccaccagaacagtttttaatggtactgttttctcctttaataataaattttataaacaaatttctggtTGCTCTATGGGTTCACCGTTATCtcctgtagtttctgatttagttttacaagatgttgaaaaaagagctttacagttgttagatttcacacctattttgtacaaacgatatgtcgacgacagtttagccattattcccacagataaaattcaagttttcttaaatgcatttactagtattgaagattgtataaatttcactcatgaatgtgagattaataatgtNNNNNNNNNNNNNNNNNNNNNNNNNNNNNNNNNNNNNNNNNNNNNNNNNNNNNNNNNNNNNNNNNNNNNNNNNNNNNNNNNNNNNNNNNNNNNNNNNNNNgcctacagcattagctacctctctcaatttcactttggaatcattcaacatcatatcatggattttttcgacattttctggtgtagtgacctcttttgggcgtccAAATCGtttagcatcaactgtgctcgtacggccacaacgaaactgggtaaaccacttatgaatcgttccaatcgacagtgcagagtccgggtaatacttatccagcttggtcttggtctcggatatcgttttcttgcgaagatagtagtgtttgatcaaaactcgaaactcagatttttccacattaaaaaaaactcggaggttaatcgcttctcagtgctgtaacttgtaaatgcataaacataaatggctgaagtattgacaggcgtcatttgaaggatcaagctcgacggaaatggttcacattagtgaatactaatgccatctcttagaattttcaggtacttatcagactgcctagtagatgtgtaaaattatctgacattcaatttagaaaagaaaatttaaatctattaaaaacaactttaataCAGAATAAttatcctcttgagtttgtaaatgacatcattaaagaacgcattcatgagatttacaattacagtaataaaactaacaagaaaagaaattggagtgatacttacaatagatttaatttaaatggtacTTTGCCTTACATTTAGGGCCTATCacaaagattaagaaattcacttaaaaaatttaatatcaatgtttattttaaaaacactaataccttagataattatttgttaaaaagaaaggacgtcgattccattgaaaatttatctgctgtcatttatttaattaaatgtaaatgttgtaataaagcttatataggtgaaactggcaggagatcaAAAacctagaattgctgaacacaaaagagattgtgaagttgggaattttaacataggtctgtcgcaacattcttggaatttcaatcattactttgattttgattttaaacgtattaaaatataagctacagaaaaaaatacttatcaacgacgtattattgagtctatttttatgaaaaaatatcgtaagatttcagtacatttacagactgaaattctaaatattaataaaatttatcagagtattataaaataatgtttttaatattattcatctctatatgtatatatgtgtatatgtatgtatgtcatATGTtcgtatatatgtatgcatatgtatgtatgtgtacatatacactttttttaaatttcttatttcaaatttaaactcaattacgcgcttcctcatcagtggttttcaataaaaacttgcctattatatcatcgttcattacgtattcttcatgtatttctgaaactgtcaatttctgttcgtccgtcctaacctacgctaatttgttttctcgtactatatttttaaaaaatgtagtctaatcgattgaagtctcagtattttttgagacttctaaaatgactaaattttaattaattttttttttaaacaattgacttaaatgttatgttttttttttttttgactgaaatttgatctgtttgactattttaaaccatcatcaactcaggtaataatgtatttaaatctacgtaattatccatcatatttgttcagactaaaattactaatctttaatataattatttaggttaagaacctgtgaaaaaggtacgcatgtgtaccgaaacgtcgggaggtttaaaaggagttttttctatcaaataaatatctgagtttcgaagaacatgtttttttgactcatatttattttgcgatttacgatttgaccgtaagacataaataatttgaaatctgcgatttgaaatcaataaatttgtatcactttttggacgaataacttttttctatcaatttgctcttgtaccttttgttgtttctccacaaatttttcatttttatttttaattccatttttatgatcaaacccaaaactacgtgtcctgttaaaaagtaattcataacaaatttgtagctctttttcgggtaaataatttttgttaaatcacttttttccgtaacttgtataattttttcacaaagttttttttttatattttcaatgttatttttcgcgaataaaacaaaaagtacgactcctatcaagaggtgattattaacgaatttgtagatctttttcgagatcacaatttttgttgattcatcttctttcgtatcctgcatagttggaccagaaaatgggatttttcttatctcattattttttgtgcaataaaaattagaattttcaattttacaagaaaatccaaaaagtttgtatgataatcttgtagggcttttaaaacgcaatgtttttctttactttttttcatatcgtacattttttggcttataattttgattttcgattgatattaaaaattttgaaaatgctataactcagagaattattttgtatgaaaaaagtcatcaggataaa comes from Belonocnema kinseyi isolate 2016_QV_RU_SX_M_011 chromosome 5, B_treatae_v1, whole genome shotgun sequence and encodes:
- the LOC117173593 gene encoding uncharacterized protein LOC117173593, whose amino-acid sequence is MQQIFELSPKERYEAARKVSLCVNCLRGHHHPKNGLSGGCLKCGKRRNSLLHFNQQGSDSINQVNNSPQQSQSTHSIQESPASVRNCQLLIPSEVVLATAVAVIIDKQRKSHVCRVMLDSGSPPRVVTEKFANKIGLKKVAVDIPHQAVDNLATSVKHIATSTIKSRYNNVQHHLPLFVVKDIGNTMPTLPVDRSSFKIPQDLFLADSGFHNPTEVDMIQGAQYSYHFLRQGQILIENHPAVFQETELGWVVAGCFHQALAKHAKVYYSSPTASMLSVEEEACESDYVKNTQRDELGRYTVHLPFNQNKTKIGESRQIAFNRFHSLDRKFEKDPILRDQYFECIQSFLNENHMTLLKNEESFNREFFLPHHAVIKNSSLTTKTRVVFDGSCKSSSGISLNDALMVGPTIQDELFSTFTRFRIFLFALTADIEQMYRQIQLTNEHRLFQKILWRETPDDPIKVYTLNTVTFGTTSAHFLAIRTLHHLAADEHENYPTALVILKRDFYVDDLLTGANMYQEALSLRNDLIELLQKGRFNLRKWASNEPRLTNDFKNDSRNTHMSLDPTENIKTLGLFWNQSTDSIIYTVNITDLNNQPTKRTIFSQIPKLFDRLGL